One window of the Terriglobales bacterium genome contains the following:
- a CDS encoding STAS domain-containing protein: MMYLQADISRIQLCVLVRCRGKIYFGNEVSDIGKRVKEADPGHQRVIVDVSELDELRTGDLGMLWLRYMEARARGWRIAFVKLPIGLQAMLQLHSVGDAFEVYRTETDAVAALQSNRTGIVG; the protein is encoded by the coding sequence ATGATGTACCTCCAGGCAGACATTAGCCGTATTCAGCTGTGTGTTCTCGTTCGCTGTCGTGGCAAGATCTACTTCGGCAACGAAGTCAGTGATATCGGAAAAAGAGTGAAGGAAGCCGATCCGGGGCACCAGAGAGTTATCGTGGATGTATCGGAACTGGATGAACTCCGGACGGGGGATCTCGGCATGCTGTGGCTCCGGTATATGGAGGCCCGAGCTCGGGGATGGCGTATCGCCTTCGTCAAGTTGCCCATCGGACTGCAAGCTATGCTGCAACTCCACTCGGTGGGTGATGCCTTCGAGGTCTACAGAACCGAGACGGACGCGGTGGCGGCATTGCAGAGCAATAGAACCGGCATCGTCGGGTGA
- a CDS encoding STAS domain-containing protein, producing the protein MGNHDFDLKVSYSNDAHTTIISPAGGLVLEHIFRFQESWRSVTTESLVFDLSAVNYVDSAAIGSLINAQVSCTNKKRRMALAGVSERVMQMLKVTHVDSLFKFYPDVESAQAEVRAAAASS; encoded by the coding sequence ATGGGGAATCACGATTTCGATCTTAAGGTCAGTTACAGCAACGACGCGCACACAACGATCATCTCGCCCGCGGGAGGCCTGGTGTTAGAGCACATCTTCCGCTTCCAGGAGAGCTGGCGCTCGGTAACGACAGAGTCCCTGGTGTTCGATCTTTCCGCCGTGAACTACGTCGACTCGGCGGCCATCGGTTCTCTCATTAACGCACAAGTATCCTGCACCAACAAGAAAAGGAGAATGGCATTAGCCGGCGTCTCCGAGCGCGTGATGCAAATGCTAAAGGTGACGCACGTAGATTCCCTATTTAAGTTCTACCCCGACGTCGAATCCGCTCAGGCGGAGGTGCGGGCTGCGGCTGCCTCCTCCTAA